The Paraburkholderia sp. SOS3 genome includes a region encoding these proteins:
- the glyQ gene encoding glycine--tRNA ligase subunit alpha encodes MLTFQQIILTLQSYWDKQGCALLQPIDMEVGAGTSHVHTFLRAIGPEPWRAAYVQPSRRPKDGRYGENPNRLQHYYQYQVVLKPAPEDILDLYLGSLEALGFDLKQNDVRFVEDDWENPTLGAWGLGWEVWLNGMEVTQFTYFQQVGKLDCKPVLGEITYGLERLAMYLQKVENVYDLVWTEWEEQGPNGPETRRLTYGDVYHQNEVEQSTYNFEQANVELLFTFFNSYESEAKRMIEAHLPLPAYELVLKAGHTFNLLDARGAISVTERAAYIGRIRNLSSFVAQAYYDSREKLGFPMLGNPVHAVPGLETDEQEAAKPAWAPPLKLEPKFDKD; translated from the coding sequence ATGCTCACGTTTCAGCAAATCATCCTGACGCTGCAGTCCTACTGGGACAAGCAGGGTTGCGCGCTGCTCCAGCCGATCGACATGGAAGTCGGCGCCGGCACCTCGCACGTCCATACCTTCCTTCGTGCGATCGGCCCCGAACCGTGGCGCGCGGCCTATGTGCAGCCGTCGCGCCGTCCGAAAGACGGCCGCTACGGCGAGAACCCGAACCGCCTGCAGCATTACTACCAGTACCAGGTCGTGCTGAAGCCGGCGCCCGAAGACATTCTCGACCTCTATCTCGGCTCGCTCGAAGCGCTCGGCTTCGATCTGAAGCAGAACGACGTGCGCTTCGTCGAAGACGACTGGGAAAATCCGACGCTCGGCGCATGGGGTCTCGGCTGGGAGGTGTGGCTGAACGGCATGGAAGTCACGCAGTTCACGTACTTCCAGCAGGTCGGCAAACTCGACTGCAAACCGGTGCTCGGCGAAATCACGTACGGGCTCGAGCGTCTTGCGATGTATCTGCAGAAGGTCGAAAACGTCTACGACCTCGTCTGGACCGAATGGGAAGAACAAGGCCCGAACGGCCCCGAAACGCGGCGCCTCACCTACGGCGACGTGTACCACCAGAACGAAGTCGAACAGTCGACGTATAACTTCGAGCAGGCGAACGTCGAACTGCTGTTCACATTCTTCAACAGCTACGAAAGCGAAGCGAAGCGCATGATCGAAGCGCACCTGCCGCTGCCTGCGTACGAGCTCGTACTGAAAGCCGGTCACACGTTCAACCTGCTCGACGCGCGCGGCGCGATCTCGGTCACCGAACGCGCCGCGTATATCGGCCGCATCCGCAATCTGTCGAGCTTCGTCGCACAGGCTTATTACGATTCGCGCGAAAAGCTCGGCTTTCCGATGCTCGGCAATCCGGTGCACGCGGTGCCCGGCCTCGAAACCGACGAACAGGAAGCCGCGAAACCGGCCTGGGCGCCGCCGCTGAAGCTCGAGCCGAAGTTCGACAAAGACTGA
- the lnt gene encoding apolipoprotein N-acyltransferase: protein MADPIPSRLPRDVTPNDATASRRTLPRWHYLAACAAGALNTLSFAPTPHGGWLELAIFVFFYAWLTRATGWKSAALTGFAFGFGNFVTGIWWLYVSMHVYGGMAAPLAGAAVVLFSMYLALYPALSAGLWSFCAGHARNGKIDDTPFSPTWHGAFAFASAWALGEWLRGTVFTGFPWLASGYPQVDGPFAGFAALAGVYGVGWVLALSAALLAQALLRARRNGNSDGNAGSADTGTGTTDHDTSGRSRTARTSPARIVAPAAIAIALIAVGLLLPLASWTHAANATLSVRLLQGNVKQDMKFEEASVIEEIAEYQKMIIAKPADLIVTPETAIPVLAQDIPIAFAETIRGFADSTGSSILFGAIGGTITPDGQVVDYTNSFYGITPNDKSVYHYAKHHLVPFGEFVPWGFHWFVNLMNIPLGDFARGAAVQKPFFVHNQAVSVDICYEDIFGEEIARTIRENPSPPGILINVTNLAWFGDTIALDQHLQMARMRSLETGRPMLAATNTGVTAAIDDHGKVIARLPTFTEGSLEVTIQGMAGDTPYITSGNNTVLAVSLFLLAFGFAFGPSRAERRRRTAGKHAAKDGDRNANQATHEAAHKAAHRAAHDGANRDDTVN from the coding sequence ATGGCCGACCCGATCCCCTCCCGTCTGCCCCGTGACGTGACACCGAACGACGCGACGGCCAGCCGCCGCACGCTGCCGCGCTGGCACTATCTCGCGGCGTGTGCCGCAGGCGCCCTCAATACACTGTCGTTTGCGCCGACGCCGCATGGCGGCTGGCTCGAACTCGCGATCTTCGTGTTCTTCTATGCATGGCTCACGCGCGCGACCGGCTGGAAGAGCGCCGCGCTGACCGGCTTCGCATTCGGCTTCGGCAACTTCGTGACGGGCATCTGGTGGCTGTACGTGAGCATGCATGTCTATGGCGGCATGGCCGCGCCGCTGGCCGGCGCGGCGGTCGTGCTGTTCTCGATGTATCTCGCGCTATACCCGGCGCTTTCAGCCGGCTTGTGGTCGTTCTGCGCGGGACACGCGCGCAACGGCAAGATCGACGACACGCCGTTCTCGCCGACATGGCATGGCGCCTTCGCGTTCGCGAGCGCATGGGCACTCGGCGAGTGGCTGCGCGGCACGGTATTCACCGGCTTTCCGTGGCTCGCAAGCGGCTATCCGCAGGTCGATGGCCCATTCGCGGGCTTTGCGGCGCTCGCGGGCGTATATGGCGTCGGCTGGGTGCTCGCGCTGTCGGCCGCATTGCTTGCGCAGGCGTTGCTGCGCGCGCGCCGCAACGGCAACAGCGACGGCAATGCCGGCAGCGCCGACACGGGCACGGGCACGACGGACCATGACACGAGCGGCCGCTCGCGCACCGCACGTACAAGTCCCGCCCGCATCGTCGCGCCCGCGGCCATCGCCATCGCGCTGATCGCCGTCGGCTTGCTGCTGCCGCTCGCATCGTGGACACATGCCGCGAACGCCACGCTAAGCGTGCGTCTGCTGCAGGGCAACGTGAAGCAGGACATGAAATTCGAAGAAGCGAGCGTGATCGAGGAAATCGCCGAGTATCAGAAGATGATCATCGCGAAACCGGCCGACCTGATCGTCACGCCCGAAACCGCGATTCCCGTGCTTGCGCAGGATATTCCGATCGCCTTCGCGGAAACGATACGCGGCTTCGCCGATTCGACCGGCTCGTCGATCCTGTTCGGCGCGATCGGCGGCACGATCACGCCGGACGGCCAGGTTGTCGACTATACGAACAGCTTCTATGGCATCACGCCGAACGACAAAAGCGTGTACCACTATGCCAAGCATCATCTCGTGCCGTTCGGTGAATTCGTGCCGTGGGGATTTCACTGGTTCGTCAACCTGATGAACATTCCGCTTGGCGATTTCGCGCGCGGCGCCGCGGTGCAAAAGCCATTCTTCGTGCATAACCAGGCGGTGTCGGTCGATATCTGCTACGAGGATATTTTCGGCGAAGAGATCGCCCGCACGATCCGCGAAAATCCGTCGCCGCCCGGCATTCTGATCAACGTCACGAACCTTGCGTGGTTCGGCGATACGATCGCGCTCGACCAGCATCTGCAGATGGCGCGCATGCGTTCGCTCGAAACGGGCCGGCCGATGCTCGCCGCGACCAACACCGGCGTGACCGCCGCGATCGACGACCACGGCAAGGTGATCGCGCGCCTGCCGACCTTCACCGAGGGCTCGCTCGAGGTGACGATTCAGGGCATGGCCGGCGACACACCCTACATCACGAGCGGCAACAATACCGTGCTCGCGGTGTCGCTGTTCCTGCTTGCGTTCGGATTCGCGTTCGGCCCGTCGCGCGCGGAGCGCCGGCGCCGGACAGCGGGCAAACATGCAGCAAAAGACGGCGACCGGAACGCAAACCAGGCTACACACGAGGCTGCACACAAGGCTGCACACCGAGCCGCGCACGACGGCGCAAACCGCGACGACACCGTCAACTGA
- a CDS encoding HlyC/CorC family transporter, which translates to MNDTYPSRRSASDKPTEKRSLLERLTDFISPEPDSRGELLEILQDAHERNLIDADSLSMIEGVFQVSELSARDIMVPRAQMDAINIADAPADFIPFMLEKAHSRYPVYEGNRDNVIGVLLAKDLLRYYAEEEFDVRGMLRPAVFIPESKRLNVLLHDFRVNRNHIAIVVDEYGGVAGLITIEDVLEQIVGDIEDEYDFDEESGNIIASPDGRYRVRALTEIEQFNEEFGTHLSDEENDTIGGLVTHHFGRVPHRGEKARLGDLIFEVLRADARQIHMLLVRKDPLAGQRERDAQHVQT; encoded by the coding sequence ATGAACGACACGTATCCCAGTCGACGATCCGCCAGCGACAAACCCACCGAAAAGCGCTCACTGCTCGAGCGACTGACCGATTTCATCTCGCCGGAGCCCGACTCCCGCGGCGAACTCCTCGAAATCCTGCAGGATGCGCACGAGCGCAACCTGATCGACGCCGATTCGCTGTCGATGATCGAAGGCGTGTTCCAGGTGTCGGAACTGAGCGCACGCGACATCATGGTGCCGCGCGCGCAGATGGACGCGATCAATATCGCCGATGCGCCCGCCGACTTCATCCCGTTCATGCTCGAAAAGGCGCACTCGCGCTACCCGGTTTACGAAGGCAATCGCGACAACGTGATCGGCGTGCTGCTCGCGAAAGACCTGCTGCGCTACTACGCCGAAGAGGAATTCGACGTGCGCGGCATGCTGCGGCCCGCGGTCTTCATTCCAGAGTCGAAGCGCCTCAATGTGCTGCTGCACGACTTTCGCGTGAACCGCAATCACATTGCGATCGTCGTCGACGAATATGGCGGCGTCGCGGGGCTGATCACGATCGAAGACGTGCTCGAGCAGATCGTCGGCGACATCGAGGACGAATACGACTTCGACGAGGAAAGCGGCAATATCATTGCGTCGCCGGATGGGCGTTATCGCGTGCGGGCGTTGACTGAAATCGAGCAGTTCAACGAAGAATTCGGCACGCATCTGTCGGACGAGGAAAACGACACGATCGGCGGGCTCGTCACGCATCACTTCGGGCGCGTGCCGCATCGCGGAGAAAAGGCGCGCCTCGGCGACCTGATTTTCGAAGTGCTGCGCGCCGACGCGCGGCAAATCCATATGCTGCTCGTGCGCAAGGATCCGCTCGCGGGTCAGCGCGAGCGCGATGCGCAGCACGTGCAGACCTGA
- a CDS encoding gamma-glutamylcyclotransferase has translation MPTQPEQPDSRGYPPALGESRLLSDDELRASMDKTLAHWDRASDLWLFGYGSLIWNPGLPAAEAVRSRVHGYHRGLYLWSRVNRGTPEQPGLVLALDRGGSCSGIAFRLAAQGSIPHLEALWRREMAMGSYRPAWLPCVLADGRRVDALTFVMRRDVPSYTGKLSDDVVRVVFDCASGRYGTTLDYVSRTVEALRESGMPDRALEALLARCKRQAQQAAGPASAATGSGEPTLT, from the coding sequence CTGCCCACTCAGCCCGAGCAGCCCGACAGCCGCGGCTATCCGCCGGCGCTCGGCGAATCGCGGCTGCTGTCGGACGACGAATTGCGCGCGTCGATGGATAAAACGCTCGCGCACTGGGATCGCGCGAGCGACCTCTGGCTGTTCGGCTATGGCTCGCTGATCTGGAACCCCGGTCTGCCGGCCGCCGAAGCCGTCCGCTCGCGCGTGCACGGCTATCACCGCGGCTTATACCTGTGGTCGCGCGTCAATCGCGGCACGCCCGAACAGCCGGGCCTCGTGCTCGCGCTCGACCGCGGCGGCTCGTGCAGCGGTATCGCGTTTCGCCTCGCGGCGCAGGGCTCGATACCGCATCTCGAAGCGTTGTGGCGCCGCGAAATGGCGATGGGTTCATACCGCCCCGCATGGCTGCCGTGCGTGCTCGCGGACGGACGGCGCGTCGACGCGCTCACGTTCGTGATGCGCCGCGACGTGCCCAGCTACACGGGCAAGCTCTCCGACGATGTCGTACGCGTCGTGTTCGACTGCGCGAGCGGCCGCTATGGCACGACGCTCGATTACGTGAGCCGCACGGTCGAAGCATTGCGCGAAAGCGGCATGCCCGACCGCGCGCTCGAAGCGCTGCTTGCGCGCTGCAAGCGGCAAGCGCAGCAAGCCGCGGGACCGGCCAGTGCGGCAACCGGGTCTGGCGAACCGACCCTGACGTGA
- the ybeY gene encoding rRNA maturation RNase YbeY translates to MNRAPKLSLNLQFPAAKAWPAHKALLPRATVASWIKAALFADAELAVRFVDAEEGRTLNRTYRGKDYATNVLTFAYAESEDDPVSGDLILCCPVVEKEAAQQHKPLAAHYAHLLVHGTLHAQGYDHENDADAQEMEAIEKDVLAGLGFPDPYR, encoded by the coding sequence ATGAACCGCGCGCCGAAACTTTCGTTGAACCTGCAGTTTCCCGCGGCGAAAGCATGGCCCGCGCACAAAGCGCTGCTGCCGCGCGCGACCGTCGCGAGCTGGATCAAAGCGGCGCTGTTCGCCGACGCGGAACTGGCCGTGCGCTTCGTCGACGCGGAAGAAGGCCGCACATTGAACCGCACGTATCGCGGCAAGGATTACGCGACCAATGTGCTGACCTTTGCGTACGCGGAATCGGAAGACGACCCGGTCAGCGGCGATCTGATCCTCTGCTGCCCCGTCGTCGAAAAGGAAGCGGCGCAACAGCATAAGCCGCTAGCCGCGCACTATGCGCACCTGCTTGTTCACGGTACCCTGCATGCTCAGGGCTACGATCACGAGAACGATGCCGATGCACAGGAGATGGAAGCGATCGAAAAGGACGTGCTGGCCGGACTCGGTTTTCCGGACCCTTACCGCTGA
- a CDS encoding PhoH family protein, with protein MKTTQQQLEFTAPRDDNARLANLCGPLDENLRQIEQALDVTLQRRGHRISIRGRGAKIALNALENFYNSARDPISVDDIQLALVEARHPGNSSGNSSGNNSGNQAGNARSNGDDEADAREVDARFRGDPDHPFDEPASQADVDEEEHGPKLYTRRADLRGRTPAQREYLKQIVSHDVTFGVGPAGTGKTYLAVACAVDALERDQVKRIVLTRPAVEAGERLGFLPGDLAQKVDPYLRPLYDALYDLLGFDKTAKMFERQMIEIAPLAYMRGRTLNHAFIILDEAQNTTPEQMKMFLTRIGFGSKAVVTGDTTQIDLPRGQKSGLIEAEQVLSNVRGIALTRFTSADVVRHPLVARIVEAYDAHAKRDEKAPAQAQAGARAE; from the coding sequence TTGAAGACCACTCAGCAACAACTGGAATTCACTGCACCGCGCGATGACAATGCGCGGCTTGCCAACCTCTGCGGCCCGCTCGACGAAAACCTGCGCCAGATCGAACAGGCGCTCGACGTCACGCTGCAACGCCGCGGCCATCGCATCAGCATCCGCGGCCGTGGCGCGAAAATCGCGCTCAATGCGCTCGAAAACTTCTACAACAGCGCGCGCGACCCGATCTCGGTCGACGATATCCAGCTCGCGCTCGTCGAAGCGCGGCATCCGGGCAACAGCTCAGGTAACAGCTCAGGTAACAATTCGGGCAACCAGGCCGGCAATGCCCGCTCGAACGGCGACGACGAAGCCGACGCGCGCGAAGTCGACGCAAGATTTCGCGGCGACCCCGATCATCCGTTCGACGAACCGGCAAGTCAGGCCGACGTCGACGAAGAAGAGCACGGTCCGAAGCTCTATACGCGCCGCGCCGATCTGCGCGGCCGCACGCCGGCGCAGCGCGAGTATCTGAAGCAGATCGTCTCGCACGACGTTACGTTCGGCGTCGGGCCCGCGGGAACCGGCAAAACCTATCTCGCCGTTGCATGTGCGGTCGATGCGCTCGAGCGCGATCAGGTCAAGCGCATCGTGCTCACGCGCCCCGCGGTCGAAGCCGGCGAACGGCTCGGCTTTCTGCCGGGCGACCTCGCGCAGAAGGTCGATCCGTATCTGCGGCCGCTCTACGACGCGCTCTACGACCTGCTCGGTTTCGACAAGACCGCGAAAATGTTCGAGCGCCAGATGATCGAAATCGCGCCGCTCGCCTATATGCGCGGGCGCACGCTGAATCATGCGTTCATCATCCTGGACGAAGCGCAGAACACGACGCCCGAGCAGATGAAGATGTTCCTCACGCGTATCGGCTTCGGCTCGAAGGCGGTCGTAACCGGCGATACGACGCAGATCGACTTGCCGCGCGGCCAGAAGAGCGGGCTGATCGAAGCGGAGCAGGTGCTGTCGAACGTGCGCGGCATTGCGTTGACGCGTTTCACGAGCGCGGACGTCGTGCGTCACCCGCTCGTCGCGCGCATCGTCGAAGCGTACGACGCGCACGCGAAGAGGGACGAAAAAGCGCCTGCACAGGCTCAGGCAGGCGCCAGGGCCGAATGA
- the miaB gene encoding tRNA (N6-isopentenyl adenosine(37)-C2)-methylthiotransferase MiaB, whose translation MTKKVYVKTFGCQMNEYDSDKMVDVLGAAEGLVKTDTPEDADVILFNTCSVREKAQEKVFSDLGRVRELKEANPDLLIGVGGCVASQEGASIVSRAPYVDLVFGPQTLHRLPQMIDARRASGRAQVDITFPEIEKFDHLPPARVDGPSAFVSIMEGCSKYCSYCVVPYTRGEEVSRPLDDVLTEVAGLADQGVREVTLLGQNVNAYRGKFGGSSEIADFATLIEYVADIPGIERIRYTTSHPKEFTQRLIDTYAKVPKLVSHLHLPVQHGSDRILMAMKRGYTVLEYKSVIRKLRAIRPDLSLSTDIIVGFPGETEEDFARTMALVHDMSYDTSFSFIYSPRPGTPAANLHDDTPREVKLQRLQHLQATIEENVARISEAMVGKIERILVERPARKDPTTELAGRTANNRVVNFPAPLESHARLIGQMIDVKIVRAYPHSLRGELVLAHEDSPETTH comes from the coding sequence ATGACCAAGAAAGTTTATGTAAAGACCTTCGGCTGCCAGATGAACGAGTACGACTCCGACAAGATGGTCGACGTGCTCGGCGCCGCTGAAGGCCTCGTGAAAACCGACACGCCCGAAGACGCGGATGTCATTCTGTTCAATACGTGCTCGGTCCGCGAAAAAGCGCAGGAAAAGGTTTTCTCCGATCTCGGCCGCGTGCGCGAACTGAAAGAAGCGAACCCGGATCTGCTGATCGGCGTCGGCGGCTGTGTCGCGAGCCAGGAAGGCGCGTCGATCGTTTCGCGCGCGCCGTATGTGGACCTCGTGTTCGGCCCGCAAACGCTGCACCGGCTGCCGCAGATGATCGACGCGCGCCGCGCGAGCGGCCGTGCGCAAGTCGACATCACGTTTCCCGAGATCGAAAAGTTCGACCATCTGCCGCCCGCGCGCGTCGATGGTCCGAGCGCATTCGTGTCGATCATGGAAGGCTGCAGCAAGTACTGCAGCTATTGCGTCGTGCCGTATACGCGCGGCGAAGAAGTATCGCGCCCGCTCGACGACGTGCTGACCGAAGTCGCGGGCCTCGCCGATCAGGGCGTGCGCGAAGTGACGCTGCTCGGTCAGAACGTCAACGCCTATCGTGGAAAATTCGGCGGCTCGTCCGAGATCGCGGACTTCGCCACGCTGATCGAATACGTCGCCGACATCCCCGGCATCGAGCGCATCCGCTACACCACGTCGCATCCGAAAGAATTCACGCAGCGGCTTATCGATACCTACGCGAAGGTGCCGAAGCTCGTGAGCCATCTGCATCTGCCGGTGCAGCACGGCTCCGACCGCATCCTGATGGCGATGAAGCGCGGCTACACCGTGCTCGAATACAAGTCGGTGATCCGCAAGTTGCGCGCGATCCGTCCGGACCTGTCGCTGTCGACCGACATCATCGTCGGCTTTCCCGGCGAAACCGAAGAAGATTTCGCGAGGACGATGGCGCTCGTTCACGACATGAGCTACGACACGAGCTTCTCGTTCATTTACAGCCCGCGTCCCGGCACGCCCGCCGCGAATCTGCACGACGACACGCCGCGCGAGGTCAAGCTGCAACGGCTGCAACATTTGCAGGCGACCATCGAGGAAAACGTCGCGCGCATCAGCGAAGCGATGGTCGGCAAGATCGAGCGCATTCTGGTCGAGCGGCCGGCGCGCAAGGATCCCACCACCGAACTCGCGGGCCGCACCGCAAACAACCGCGTCGTCAATTTCCCGGCGCCGCTCGAATCGCACGCGCGGCTGATCGGACAAATGATCGACGTGAAAATCGTCCGTGCGTACCCACATTCGCTAAGGGGCGAGCTCGTGCTCGCGCACGAAGACTCGCCCGAGACCACTCACTGA
- a CDS encoding LysR family transcriptional regulator translates to MNNLGDIRLFVEAAQLGSLSAAGRKLGLTPAAASARLAKLESGLKARLFERTTRQLRLTEEGRLFLQGSRQALSALGDAQMALQAGQNVVRGKVRISTTSDFGRNLLMHWLDEFNALYPDVTFGLTLSDSLSNLVQEDIDLAIRFGVPPDSSLVARRLAPNPRVVCASPDYVERYGQPAHPRDLARFHCIVLSTASGPVNEWRFTRGDEVEVYTVPLDSARETNDGAVAREWALRGYGIVVKSMWDVEADLRADGLRVLLPGWRYPDAPLHALYHRNRFMAPRVRVLLDFLAERFTRTLGELEARCGYTDSPDWPDSPDIAPKRAPEKAPGERL, encoded by the coding sequence ATCAACAATCTCGGCGATATCCGGCTGTTCGTCGAAGCCGCGCAGCTGGGCAGCCTGTCCGCCGCGGGACGCAAGCTGGGCCTGACGCCGGCCGCCGCGAGCGCGCGCCTCGCGAAGCTCGAAAGCGGCCTGAAGGCGCGCCTTTTCGAACGCACGACGCGCCAGTTGCGGCTCACCGAGGAAGGCCGGCTCTTCCTGCAAGGCAGCCGTCAGGCGTTGAGCGCGCTCGGCGACGCGCAAATGGCGCTGCAGGCTGGCCAGAACGTCGTGCGCGGCAAGGTGCGCATTTCGACGACGTCCGATTTCGGCCGCAACCTGCTCATGCACTGGCTCGACGAATTCAACGCGCTGTATCCGGACGTGACGTTCGGCCTCACGCTCTCCGATTCGCTATCGAACCTCGTGCAGGAAGATATCGACCTCGCCATCCGCTTCGGCGTGCCGCCCGACAGTTCGCTCGTCGCGCGGCGGCTCGCGCCGAATCCGCGCGTCGTGTGCGCGTCGCCCGACTATGTCGAGCGCTACGGCCAGCCCGCGCATCCGCGCGACCTCGCGCGCTTTCATTGCATCGTGCTTTCGACCGCGTCGGGTCCCGTCAACGAATGGCGCTTCACGCGCGGCGACGAAGTCGAGGTCTACACGGTGCCGCTCGATAGCGCGCGCGAAACCAACGACGGCGCGGTGGCCCGCGAATGGGCGCTGCGCGGCTACGGGATCGTCGTGAAATCGATGTGGGACGTGGAGGCGGATCTGCGCGCGGACGGCCTGCGCGTGCTGCTGCCCGGCTGGCGCTATCCGGACGCGCCGCTGCACGCGCTTTATCACCGCAACCGCTTCATGGCGCCGCGCGTGCGCGTGCTGCTCGACTTTCTGGCGGAGCGCTTCACGCGTACGCTGGGTGAACTCGAAGCGCGCTGCGGCTACACGGACTCGCCGGATTGGCCGGATTCGCCCGATATCGCGCCGAAACGGGCGCCCGAAAAGGCGCCCGGTGAAAGGCTATAA
- a CDS encoding VOC family protein, whose product MHLDHATIVTPDLDAARRFFVDVVGLVDGARPPFRVDGAWLYADGRAVVHLVDATLRAASPNEAGHGRVAPRIDHIAFRVDSRDAWRALIARMDAAGVAYQRADVPLAQQVQLFVALAPGVVIEFVTAAQNASS is encoded by the coding sequence ATGCATCTCGACCATGCAACGATCGTGACGCCCGACCTCGATGCGGCGCGCCGTTTCTTTGTCGACGTCGTCGGGCTCGTCGACGGCGCGAGGCCGCCGTTTCGTGTCGACGGCGCATGGCTGTATGCGGACGGCCGGGCGGTCGTCCATCTCGTCGATGCGACGTTGCGCGCGGCGTCGCCGAATGAGGCAGGACACGGCCGCGTCGCGCCGCGTATCGACCACATCGCATTTCGCGTCGACAGTCGCGACGCGTGGCGCGCGCTGATCGCGCGGATGGATGCCGCGGGCGTTGCGTACCAGCGCGCCGACGTGCCGCTTGCGCAACAGGTGCAACTGTTCGTCGCGCTCGCGCCCGGTGTCGTCATCGAATTCGTGACGGCTGCGCAAAACGCGTCTTCGTAA
- a CDS encoding MFS transporter, which yields MPIPLLALAISALAIGTTEFVIMGLLPEVANDLAVSLPSAGLLVSGYALGVAVGAPLLAVVTSRMPRKIALQLLMGVFIVGNVLCAIAPGYGVLMVARVVTSFAHGSFFGIGAVVAASLVPQEKRASAIALMFTGLTLANVLGVPFGTFIGQQFGWRVAFWIVSGLGVLSLAGVTALVPNRHDSGPANLGHEVRVLREPQVWLALAMTVLGFGGVFVVFTYIAPILEQVSGFTPHGVTLILVLFGVGLTVGNTIGGKLADRSLMPSLMGILAVLAVVMAVFAHTSHAQITAAVTVFVWGIAAFATVPPLQMRVVEKASAAPNLASTLNIGAFNVGNAAGAWLGGLTIGHGYGLDALPWVAAAVAIAALVLTWIAARIDAPATIAQRA from the coding sequence ATGCCTATTCCGCTATTGGCGCTGGCAATCAGCGCGCTTGCCATCGGTACGACCGAGTTCGTGATCATGGGGCTCCTGCCCGAAGTCGCGAACGACCTCGCGGTGTCGCTGCCGTCGGCCGGTTTGCTGGTGAGCGGCTATGCGCTCGGCGTCGCGGTCGGTGCGCCGCTGCTCGCCGTCGTGACGAGCCGCATGCCGCGCAAGATCGCGCTGCAATTGCTGATGGGCGTGTTTATCGTCGGCAACGTGCTGTGCGCGATCGCGCCCGGCTACGGGGTTTTGATGGTCGCGCGCGTCGTGACGTCGTTTGCGCACGGGTCGTTCTTCGGCATCGGCGCGGTCGTGGCGGCGTCGCTCGTGCCGCAGGAGAAGCGGGCCAGCGCGATCGCGCTGATGTTCACGGGCCTCACGCTCGCGAACGTGCTCGGCGTGCCGTTTGGCACCTTCATCGGTCAGCAGTTCGGCTGGCGCGTCGCGTTCTGGATCGTGAGCGGTCTTGGCGTGCTGTCGCTGGCGGGCGTGACCGCGCTCGTGCCGAACCGGCACGACTCCGGACCCGCGAATCTCGGTCACGAAGTGCGCGTGCTGAGGGAGCCGCAAGTGTGGCTCGCGCTTGCGATGACGGTGCTCGGCTTTGGCGGCGTGTTCGTCGTGTTCACGTATATCGCGCCGATTCTCGAACAGGTCAGCGGCTTCACGCCGCATGGCGTCACGCTGATCCTCGTGCTGTTCGGCGTCGGGCTGACGGTCGGCAACACGATCGGCGGCAAGCTCGCGGACCGCTCGCTGATGCCGTCGCTGATGGGCATTCTCGCGGTGCTCGCGGTCGTGATGGCGGTGTTCGCGCACACGAGTCATGCGCAGATCACGGCGGCCGTAACCGTGTTCGTGTGGGGCATCGCGGCTTTTGCGACGGTGCCGCCGCTGCAGATGCGCGTCGTCGAGAAAGCGTCGGCCGCACCGAATCTCGCCTCGACGCTCAATATCGGTGCGTTCAACGTCGGCAATGCGGCCGGTGCGTGGCTCGGCGGACTCACGATCGGGCATGGGTATGGACTCGATGCGCTGCCGTGGGTCGCGGCGGCGGTCGCGATCGCGGCGCTCGTGCTGACATGGATTGCCGCGCGGATCGATGCGCCTGCAACGATCGCGCAGCGCGCGTAA